One window from the genome of Rhodobacteraceae bacterium S2214 encodes:
- the alaS gene encoding alanine--tRNA ligase yields MTSLSDIRSTFLDFYARNGHEVVASSPLVPRNDPTLMFTNSGMVQFKNRFTGVEQGPYQRATTSQKCVRAGGKHNDLDNVGYTARHHTFFEMLGNFSFGDYFKNEAIPYAWELLTKDFGINKDKLLVTVYHTDDEAADIWKKVGGLSDDRIIRIPTDDNFWRMGPTGPCGPCTEIFYDHGDHIWGGPPGSAEEDGDRFIEIWNVVFMQNEQHADGTMTPLDMQSIDTGMGLERIGALLQGKHDNYDTDLMRALIEASAQATSVDPDGDGNTHHRVIADHLRSTSFLIAEGVLPSNEGRGYVLRRIMRRAMRHAHLLGAKDPVMHKLVPELVKQMGAAYPELGQGQRLIEETLLNEEIRFKTTLDRGLKLLDDEVSSLSEGADLPGAAAFKLYDTYGFPLDLTQDALREKGLGVDTDGFDAAMAEQKAKARAAWSGTGAQADASVWFDVADSHGTTDFLGYENLSAEGQIVALIVDGESADAASADVQIALNQSPFYAESGGQVGDAGIIKTETGVATITDTKKVAGVFIHIGTVTEGEVKSGQAAVLAVDADRRAAIQANHSATHLLNEALRNVLGDHIAQKGSLNAPDRLRFDFSHNNAVSLEDLDKVEREVNAIIRQNGVVETRIMTPDDARGLGAQALFGEKYGDEVRVVSMGQQDGSGKGTDGATYSLELCGGTHVDRLGEIGAFVTLGDSASSAGVRRIEALTGQAALDYLRAQDQRLAAVANVLKAPAADVADRVKALMDERKALANEVAQLRRDVAMGGGGDAAPADAQVNGMGFIGQVMQGITGKDLPGLVDQMKDRIGSGVVLLIADTGGKAAVAAGVTKDLTDKVSAVDVLRAAVPLLGGKGGGGRPDMAQGGGASAEKADDAIAAAKTYLEGL; encoded by the coding sequence ATGACCAGCCTGTCCGATATCCGCTCTACCTTCTTGGATTTTTACGCGCGTAATGGGCACGAAGTTGTGGCCTCTAGCCCGCTTGTCCCGCGCAATGATCCGACTTTGATGTTCACCAACTCTGGCATGGTTCAGTTCAAGAACCGGTTCACCGGTGTTGAACAGGGCCCGTACCAGCGTGCGACGACCAGCCAGAAATGTGTGCGCGCAGGCGGCAAGCACAACGATCTGGATAACGTGGGTTATACGGCGCGACACCATACGTTTTTTGAAATGCTCGGTAACTTCAGCTTTGGCGATTATTTCAAAAACGAAGCGATTCCATATGCTTGGGAATTGTTGACCAAAGATTTCGGGATCAACAAAGACAAGCTGCTCGTGACTGTTTACCACACGGATGACGAAGCGGCAGACATCTGGAAAAAGGTTGGCGGGTTGTCCGATGACCGGATTATCCGCATTCCGACTGATGACAATTTTTGGCGGATGGGGCCGACTGGTCCTTGTGGCCCGTGTACCGAGATTTTCTATGACCACGGCGATCACATCTGGGGTGGTCCTCCGGGATCAGCGGAAGAAGACGGCGACCGGTTCATCGAGATTTGGAACGTCGTGTTTATGCAGAACGAACAGCATGCTGACGGCACGATGACGCCGCTGGACATGCAGTCGATTGATACGGGCATGGGCCTGGAACGGATCGGCGCGTTGCTGCAAGGCAAACACGACAACTATGACACCGATTTGATGCGTGCGTTGATCGAGGCCTCCGCGCAGGCCACGTCCGTTGATCCGGATGGTGACGGCAACACGCACCACCGCGTGATTGCGGACCATTTGCGGTCCACGTCGTTCCTGATTGCCGAAGGTGTTCTGCCGTCGAACGAAGGTCGTGGTTACGTGCTGCGGCGGATCATGCGCCGTGCGATGCGTCATGCGCATCTGTTGGGTGCGAAAGATCCTGTCATGCACAAACTGGTGCCTGAGCTGGTCAAACAGATGGGCGCTGCATACCCTGAATTGGGCCAAGGTCAGCGGTTGATTGAAGAAACATTGCTGAACGAAGAGATCCGGTTCAAGACGACATTGGATCGTGGTCTGAAACTGCTCGACGATGAGGTGTCCAGCCTGTCCGAAGGCGCTGATTTGCCTGGTGCGGCGGCGTTTAAATTGTATGACACCTACGGTTTCCCGCTCGACCTGACCCAAGACGCGTTGCGCGAAAAGGGTCTGGGTGTGGATACCGATGGCTTTGATGCAGCGATGGCTGAGCAGAAGGCCAAGGCGCGTGCCGCGTGGTCTGGCACGGGTGCGCAAGCTGATGCGAGTGTATGGTTCGATGTGGCGGACAGCCACGGCACGACTGATTTCTTGGGCTACGAAAACCTGTCTGCAGAAGGTCAGATCGTGGCGTTGATCGTGGATGGCGAGTCCGCTGATGCAGCGTCAGCTGACGTGCAAATCGCGTTGAACCAATCGCCATTCTACGCGGAATCCGGTGGTCAGGTTGGCGATGCTGGCATCATCAAGACGGAAACCGGCGTGGCCACGATTACGGACACGAAAAAGGTGGCGGGCGTGTTCATTCACATCGGCACCGTGACAGAGGGCGAAGTCAAATCTGGACAGGCCGCTGTTTTGGCCGTGGATGCAGATCGCCGTGCCGCGATCCAAGCGAACCACTCTGCGACGCATCTACTGAATGAAGCTTTACGGAATGTACTGGGCGATCATATCGCGCAGAAAGGGTCGTTGAATGCGCCGGATCGTCTGCGGTTTGATTTCAGCCACAATAATGCGGTCAGTCTGGAAGACCTTGATAAAGTCGAACGCGAAGTGAACGCGATTATCCGTCAGAACGGCGTCGTCGAGACGCGGATCATGACACCTGACGATGCACGCGGTCTTGGAGCGCAGGCGCTATTTGGCGAAAAATACGGCGACGAAGTGCGTGTTGTGTCCATGGGGCAGCAAGATGGATCAGGTAAGGGCACCGACGGTGCGACTTATAGTCTTGAACTGTGTGGCGGTACGCATGTGGATCGGCTTGGTGAAATCGGCGCGTTTGTAACGTTGGGCGATAGCGCTTCCAGTGCGGGTGTTCGCCGGATCGAAGCGCTGACAGGGCAAGCTGCGTTGGACTATCTGCGTGCGCAGGACCAGCGGCTTGCGGCTGTGGCGAATGTGCTGAAAGCACCTGCGGCGGATGTCGCGGATCGTGTGAAGGCTTTGATGGATGAACGCAAAGCGCTGGCCAATGAAGTGGCGCAATTGCGTCGCGATGTGGCGATGGGCGGTGGCGGTGATGCTGCGCCTGCTGATGCGCAGGTGAACGGCATGGGTTTTATCGGTCAGGTGATGCAGGGCATCACGGGCAAAGACCTGCCGGGACTGGTTGACCAGATGAAAGATCGCATTGGGAGCGGCGTTGTGCTGTTGATCGCCGACACGGGCGGCAAAGCGGCTGTCGCGGCTGGTGTGACCAAAGACCTGACCGACAAAGTGTCGGCGGTAGACGTGCTGCGCGCGGCCGTGCCACTATTGGGCGGTAAAGGCGGCGGTGGTCGTCCTGATATGGCGCAGGGTGGCGGTGCATCGGCTGAAAAGGCTGATGACGCGATTGCTGCTGCGAAAACTTACTTGGAGGGCCTGTGA
- the glpK gene encoding glycerol kinase GlpK, which translates to MTYILAIDQGTTSSRGIVFDKDMGVVASDQLEFTQHFPQSGWVEHEVADLWATTVSTAKGAMSKAGIAAADVAAIGITNQRETVVVWDKATGEAIHNAIVWQDRRTAELCRELKADGFEDEVTEKTGLLLDPYFSSTKLKWILDNVDGARARAEAGELLFGTVDSYLIWMFTNGARHVTDATNAARTMLYNIREGAWDESICARLGVPMKMLPEVLDCAADFGVTDASILGAEVPILGVAGDQQAATIGQACFEPGMLKSTYGTGCFALLNTGDTLVRSQKRMLGTIAYQLDGKMTYALEGSIFIAGAVVQWLRDGLGIIEHASETQKLAEDADETQELYLVPAFTGLGAPHWDADARGAIYGLTRGSGPAEFAKAALESVGYQTRDLLDAMKSDWPDAADAGVLRVDGGMSASDWSMQFLSDIIGAPVDRPKVLETTALGVAWLAGMRAGVYPDQAGFAANWALDQRFDPQMDEDSRSRRYAGWQDAIERTLSR; encoded by the coding sequence ATGACCTATATTCTGGCCATTGATCAGGGCACGACATCAAGCCGTGGCATTGTTTTTGACAAAGACATGGGGGTTGTGGCCTCTGATCAGCTTGAATTCACGCAGCATTTTCCGCAATCGGGCTGGGTTGAACATGAGGTCGCGGATCTGTGGGCGACGACTGTGTCCACCGCAAAAGGTGCGATGTCAAAGGCGGGCATAGCTGCTGCTGATGTGGCTGCGATTGGCATCACGAACCAGCGCGAAACCGTGGTTGTTTGGGACAAAGCAACGGGCGAGGCTATACATAACGCTATCGTTTGGCAGGATCGACGGACAGCAGAGCTTTGTCGCGAATTGAAAGCGGACGGGTTCGAGGATGAAGTGACCGAAAAGACCGGTCTGCTGCTCGACCCTTATTTTTCGAGCACGAAGCTGAAATGGATTCTCGACAACGTTGATGGTGCGCGTGCGCGTGCCGAGGCGGGTGAACTGCTGTTCGGGACCGTCGATAGTTACTTGATCTGGATGTTCACCAACGGTGCGCGGCATGTGACCGATGCGACCAATGCGGCCCGTACGATGCTGTATAACATCCGTGAAGGCGCGTGGGACGAAAGCATTTGTGCGCGTCTTGGCGTTCCGATGAAGATGCTGCCAGAAGTGCTTGATTGCGCCGCTGATTTTGGTGTGACGGATGCGTCTATCTTGGGTGCGGAGGTGCCGATTTTGGGTGTCGCGGGTGATCAGCAGGCCGCGACCATCGGGCAGGCCTGTTTTGAACCGGGCATGTTGAAATCGACATATGGCACGGGGTGTTTTGCGTTGTTGAACACGGGCGACACGTTGGTGCGCAGTCAGAAGCGGATGCTCGGTACAATTGCCTATCAGTTGGACGGCAAAATGACTTATGCGCTGGAAGGGTCGATCTTTATTGCAGGCGCTGTTGTGCAATGGCTGCGCGATGGGTTGGGCATCATTGAACATGCAAGCGAGACACAAAAGCTGGCTGAGGATGCGGATGAAACGCAGGAACTGTATCTTGTTCCTGCCTTTACCGGTCTTGGTGCGCCGCATTGGGACGCTGATGCACGCGGGGCGATTTACGGTCTGACGCGTGGGTCTGGTCCTGCGGAATTCGCGAAAGCCGCTTTGGAAAGTGTTGGGTATCAGACTCGCGATCTGCTGGATGCGATGAAAAGCGATTGGCCGGATGCCGCAGATGCGGGTGTTTTGCGCGTTGATGGCGGGATGAGCGCGTCTGACTGGTCGATGCAGTTCCTGTCCGACATCATTGGTGCGCCTGTGGATCGGCCGAAGGTTTTGGAAACAACCGCGCTTGGCGTGGCTTGGCTGGCGGGGATGCGGGCAGGGGTCTACCCTGATCAGGCAGGCTTTGCCGCAAATTGGGCGTTGGACCAGCGGTTCGATCCGCAAATGGACGAAGACAGCCGCAGCCGCCGCTATGCCGGCTGGCAGGACGCGATTGAACGGACGTTGTCGCGTTAA
- a CDS encoding DeoR/GlpR family DNA-binding transcription regulator has protein sequence MDTETRHTAILTRARDKGKVSATQLAAHFDVAVQTIRRDLRELAQAGLLERVHGGAVLPSGTRNIGYDDRRALNRDAKARIAAKAARLIPDNASLFLNIGTTTEALARALHHHRNLKVVTNNLNVANILAHTRDCEVVVAGGVLRPSDGGLVGDLAALAIARFKVDIAVIGASAIDLDGDLLDFDPEEVRVSQAIIGAARKTMVLSDKAKFTRKAPVKIGSLQDVDDFVTDGIPSERLANALSDWGTKVHLA, from the coding sequence ATGGATACCGAAACCCGCCACACCGCCATCCTGACCCGCGCCCGCGACAAAGGCAAAGTCAGCGCCACGCAACTCGCCGCCCACTTCGACGTCGCAGTGCAAACAATCCGGCGTGACCTACGCGAACTCGCGCAAGCGGGTCTGCTGGAACGGGTGCATGGCGGCGCGGTTCTACCGTCCGGCACGCGCAACATCGGCTACGACGACCGTCGTGCACTGAACCGTGACGCCAAGGCACGGATCGCGGCAAAAGCTGCGCGTCTGATACCGGACAACGCGTCGCTGTTCCTCAACATCGGGACAACAACCGAAGCCCTCGCCCGCGCCTTACACCATCACCGCAATCTGAAAGTCGTGACCAATAATCTCAACGTCGCCAACATCTTGGCCCACACCCGCGATTGCGAAGTCGTCGTGGCAGGCGGTGTTCTACGCCCGTCCGATGGCGGTCTTGTTGGTGACCTCGCAGCACTCGCCATTGCGCGGTTCAAAGTAGATATAGCAGTGATCGGCGCATCGGCAATCGATCTGGACGGTGACCTGCTGGACTTCGATCCCGAAGAAGTGCGCGTATCTCAGGCCATCATCGGGGCCGCGCGTAAAACCATGGTCCTGTCAGACAAGGCCAAATTCACACGCAAAGCGCCCGTCAAAATTGGATCACTGCAGGACGTTGATGATTTCGTGACCGATGGCATCCCGTCCGAACGGCTCGCAAACGCACTATCGGACTGGGGCACCAAGGTGCATCTGGCCTAG
- a CDS encoding virulence factor yields the protein MADVIIVYWRDMPAQVLVGRGRRGVKLPLPERFEQAIDRAAMKSGAAESDAYLEGFRKAAPIPVDGSDEEAAAATVAKIEAEYDQERIKTLIANDGWA from the coding sequence ATGGCAGATGTGATCATCGTTTATTGGCGCGACATGCCAGCTCAGGTTCTAGTGGGCCGTGGGCGTCGGGGTGTGAAGTTGCCTTTGCCAGAGCGCTTTGAACAAGCAATTGATCGGGCCGCGATGAAATCGGGTGCCGCAGAATCTGATGCCTACCTTGAAGGGTTCCGCAAAGCCGCCCCCATTCCAGTAGACGGCAGTGACGAAGAAGCGGCAGCAGCAACTGTCGCGAAAATCGAAGCTGAATACGACCAAGAGCGGATCAAAACCCTGATTGCAAACGATGGCTGGGCGTAG
- a CDS encoding sulfotransferase family 2 domain-containing protein, protein MLVFWAEKLVFLAVPKTGTTAIEGALAPRASMVLRDPPQLKHSPVYRYKRFLQPLFAQGGGQDDMETFAMVRNPIDWLGSWYRYRARDEIVGTENSTRDISFDDFVVEYCKGQPASFANVGSQAKFLTLGDKSVGVNHLYKYEAMPKAIDFLKQRLKKDEIKLNRKNVSPPMALTISQDVEARLRDRRAFEFSVWDQGQS, encoded by the coding sequence ATGCTTGTTTTCTGGGCTGAAAAACTTGTCTTCCTTGCCGTACCCAAAACCGGCACCACCGCGATTGAAGGGGCGTTAGCCCCGCGTGCGTCCATGGTGCTGCGTGATCCGCCGCAGCTGAAACATTCACCCGTTTACCGCTACAAACGATTCCTTCAGCCGCTTTTTGCCCAAGGCGGCGGCCAAGATGACATGGAAACCTTCGCCATGGTCCGCAATCCGATCGACTGGCTTGGCAGTTGGTATCGCTACCGCGCGCGCGATGAAATTGTCGGAACAGAAAATTCAACCCGCGACATTAGCTTCGACGATTTCGTGGTGGAATACTGCAAAGGACAGCCGGCATCCTTCGCGAATGTCGGATCACAGGCGAAGTTCCTGACCTTAGGCGATAAATCCGTCGGCGTGAACCATCTCTACAAATACGAAGCGATGCCCAAAGCCATCGATTTCCTGAAACAACGGCTCAAAAAAGACGAGATCAAACTCAACCGCAAAAACGTCTCACCACCAATGGCGCTGACGATTTCACAGGATGTAGAGGCGCGACTGCGTGACCGCCGCGCCTTTGAATTTTCTGTTTGGGATCAGGGCCAGTCCTGA
- the recA gene encoding recombinase RecA — protein sequence MATAELLKMTDKKTADKQKALDSALAQIERQFGKGSIMTLGGGNQMPDIEATSTGSLGLDIALGIGGLPKGRIVEIYGPESSGKTTLTLHTLAEEQKKGGVCAFVDAEHALDPGYAKKLGVNLDELLISQPDTGEQALEIVDTLVRSGAVSLVVVDSVAALTPKSELEGDMGDSSVGVHARLMSQAMRKLTGSINRSGCMVIFINQIRMKIGVMFGSPETTTGGNALKFYASVRLDIRRIGAIKDRDEVVGNATRVKVVKNKVAPPFKQVEFDIMYGEGISKMGELLDLGVKAGVVEKSGAWFSYGDERIGQGRENSKTFLRENSHIAIEIEDKIRAAHGLDFDGDDMPSGDDDLVEM from the coding sequence ATGGCAACGGCAGAACTTCTGAAAATGACTGATAAGAAAACAGCGGACAAACAAAAGGCGTTGGATAGCGCTTTGGCGCAGATCGAACGTCAGTTTGGTAAAGGGTCGATCATGACCCTCGGTGGCGGCAACCAGATGCCGGATATCGAAGCGACGTCCACAGGGTCGTTGGGTTTGGATATCGCGCTTGGCATTGGCGGTCTGCCGAAAGGTCGAATTGTTGAGATTTATGGACCGGAATCGTCCGGTAAAACCACGCTGACGCTGCATACGCTGGCTGAAGAGCAGAAAAAGGGCGGCGTTTGTGCCTTTGTTGACGCGGAACATGCGCTTGACCCGGGTTACGCGAAAAAGCTGGGCGTGAACCTGGATGAGCTGCTGATTTCGCAGCCTGACACAGGTGAGCAGGCGCTCGAGATTGTGGATACGCTGGTCCGGTCCGGTGCGGTTAGCCTTGTAGTTGTCGATTCGGTTGCGGCATTGACGCCGAAATCCGAACTTGAAGGCGACATGGGTGACAGCTCTGTAGGTGTGCATGCCCGTCTGATGTCGCAAGCGATGCGGAAACTGACAGGGTCGATCAACCGGTCCGGCTGTATGGTGATTTTCATCAACCAAATCCGGATGAAAATCGGCGTTATGTTTGGTTCACCTGAGACGACAACCGGTGGTAACGCGTTGAAATTCTACGCGTCTGTCCGTCTGGATATCCGCCGCATTGGTGCGATCAAAGACCGTGACGAAGTCGTGGGTAACGCGACCCGTGTGAAGGTTGTGAAGAACAAGGTCGCGCCGCCATTCAAACAGGTCGAGTTTGATATCATGTACGGTGAAGGCATTTCCAAGATGGGCGAATTGCTTGATCTGGGTGTGAAAGCTGGTGTCGTTGAAAAATCCGGTGCGTGGTTCTCTTATGGGGACGAACGGATCGGGCAGGGGCGTGAGAATTCGAAAACATTCCTGCGCGAAAACAGCCACATCGCGATTGAGATCGAAGACAAGATTCGCGCCGCACATGGTCTGGATTTTGACGGCGACGACATGCCATCGGGTGACGACGACCTCGTCGAGATGTAA
- the glpD gene encoding glycerol-3-phosphate dehydrogenase encodes MNTDFDIFIIGGGINGVGVARDAQGRGLQVGLAEMNDLGGATSSASTKLFHGGLRYLEFFEFGLVKKALIEREVLLKAMPHISWPMRFVLPYHKDMRFEGDTPTSKLLTLFMPWMKGRRPAWLIRLGLFMYDNLGGREILPGTETLDLTTGPEGAPLKEKFERAYEYSDCWIEDSRLVVLNARDAEERGAKIMTRTKVVFAQRQDDHWVIDLDHDGVVHQVTARSLVNAGGPWVEDVIKGVVRLNATEGVRLVRGSHIVTKRLFDHDKSYFFQGEDGRIIFAIPYETDFTLIGTTDAEHTDVSAKPVATDEEQDYLVAFANQYFKQDISRDDVVWTYSGVRPLYDDGAKSATAATRDYVLTVNDDGAPLLNIFGGKITTYRKLAEQVMAKMIPFVGGSDDWTAGVALPGGDFKVADRDALVATLKADYPFLSDFWALRLIRAYGTDAVDMLGDATTQADLGEDFGATLTAREVNYLMRYEYARSAEDIVWRRSKLGLRLTSDQIAAIDTYIQTAVGTA; translated from the coding sequence ATGAACACAGATTTCGATATTTTCATCATCGGTGGCGGCATCAACGGTGTGGGCGTTGCCCGTGACGCGCAGGGCCGTGGGTTGCAGGTTGGACTGGCCGAGATGAACGATCTTGGTGGGGCCACGTCGTCTGCATCGACGAAGTTGTTTCATGGCGGTCTGCGCTATCTGGAATTTTTCGAATTCGGATTGGTAAAAAAGGCCTTGATCGAACGCGAGGTTTTGCTGAAAGCAATGCCGCATATTTCATGGCCGATGCGGTTTGTGCTGCCGTACCACAAAGATATGCGGTTCGAAGGCGACACGCCGACGTCCAAGCTGCTGACGTTGTTCATGCCGTGGATGAAAGGGCGCAGGCCTGCGTGGCTGATCCGTTTGGGTTTGTTCATGTATGACAACCTTGGTGGACGCGAGATTTTGCCTGGGACAGAAACGCTTGATCTGACGACGGGGCCTGAGGGTGCGCCGTTGAAGGAAAAGTTCGAACGCGCCTATGAGTATTCCGATTGCTGGATCGAAGATTCGCGGTTGGTTGTGCTGAACGCACGCGACGCCGAAGAACGCGGCGCGAAGATTATGACCCGCACAAAGGTGGTGTTTGCGCAGCGGCAGGATGATCATTGGGTGATTGATCTGGACCATGATGGCGTTGTGCATCAGGTGACGGCAAGGTCATTGGTCAACGCGGGTGGCCCATGGGTCGAGGACGTTATCAAAGGTGTCGTGCGGTTAAATGCGACCGAAGGAGTGCGGCTGGTCCGTGGATCACATATCGTGACCAAGCGTTTGTTCGATCACGATAAATCCTATTTCTTCCAAGGTGAAGACGGGCGGATTATCTTTGCTATCCCGTACGAGACCGACTTTACCTTGATCGGCACAACAGACGCCGAACATACGGACGTTAGCGCGAAACCTGTCGCTACGGATGAAGAACAAGACTACCTTGTCGCGTTTGCGAACCAGTACTTCAAACAAGACATTTCGCGCGACGATGTGGTCTGGACCTATTCAGGCGTGCGTCCGTTGTACGACGACGGGGCGAAGTCCGCGACGGCCGCAACCCGCGATTACGTTTTGACTGTGAACGACGACGGTGCACCGTTGCTGAATATCTTTGGCGGTAAGATTACAACTTATCGTAAGCTGGCCGAACAGGTCATGGCGAAGATGATCCCATTTGTCGGCGGATCGGACGACTGGACGGCTGGCGTTGCGTTGCCTGGTGGTGACTTTAAGGTCGCTGATCGCGATGCCTTGGTTGCGACCCTGAAGGCTGATTATCCTTTCTTGTCAGACTTCTGGGCGCTGCGGTTGATCCGTGCGTATGGCACCGATGCGGTGGACATGCTGGGTGATGCCACGACACAGGCTGATCTGGGTGAAGATTTTGGTGCGACGCTGACGGCACGTGAGGTGAATTACCTGATGCGTTACGAATATGCGCGGTCCGCCGAAGATATCGTATGGCGGCGCAGCAAGTTGGGCCTGCGTTTGACGTCAGATCAGATTGCAGCCATCGACACCTATATCCAGACGGCTGTCGGCACTGCTTGA
- a CDS encoding RlmE family RNA methyltransferase, whose translation MAKTPTKNSSGRGQRDLTVKVKSARGRSQSSTRWLQRQLNDPYVVRAKKDGYRGRAAYKILELNEKFQFLVPGARIVDLGCAPGGWIQVAVPRINALGDRKSKAVGTVLGIDLQEVEPIPGAEIHQLDFLEDDADKKVMEWLGGQADVVMSDMAASSSGHKQTDHLRIIALCEAAAYFSFDVLVEGGTFIAKTLAGGAEGDLQKLLKNRFTKVANVKPPSSRQDSSEKFVVATGFKG comes from the coding sequence ATGGCGAAGACTCCAACAAAGAACTCTAGCGGCCGTGGCCAGCGTGATCTGACCGTAAAGGTCAAATCGGCCCGTGGTCGGTCGCAAAGTTCGACGCGGTGGTTGCAGCGTCAGTTGAACGATCCTTATGTCGTGCGGGCCAAGAAGGACGGTTATCGCGGGCGGGCGGCGTATAAGATTCTGGAATTGAACGAGAAGTTCCAGTTCTTAGTGCCGGGTGCGCGGATCGTCGATTTGGGCTGTGCGCCTGGTGGCTGGATTCAGGTGGCTGTGCCAAGGATCAACGCCTTGGGTGATCGGAAGTCTAAAGCGGTTGGCACTGTGTTGGGCATTGATTTGCAAGAAGTTGAACCCATTCCGGGTGCTGAAATCCATCAGCTCGATTTTCTTGAGGATGATGCGGACAAGAAGGTCATGGAATGGCTTGGTGGTCAGGCGGATGTTGTGATGTCGGATATGGCCGCGTCGTCATCCGGCCACAAACAGACCGACCATTTGCGGATTATCGCGTTGTGCGAAGCGGCTGCCTATTTCTCTTTCGATGTTCTGGTGGAAGGTGGTACCTTTATTGCCAAGACTCTGGCTGGTGGTGCGGAAGGCGATTTGCAGAAGTTGTTGAAGAACCGCTTCACCAAAGTTGCAAACGTGAAGCCGCCATCATCCCGCCAAGACAGTTCGGAAAAGTTCGTCGTCGCGACTGGTTTCAAAGGCTAG
- a CDS encoding Ppx/GppA family phosphatase yields the protein MAPKRPNGAGAFPKAVDTPAPISPDPAQLYAALDLGTNSCRMLIAQPKGSQFHVVDSFTKSVQLGQGLESTGKLSRTSMNRTISAMRVCKQKLDRHGVKRMRLVATEACRRAKNGHSFVAQVSRETGLKLEIIKPEEEARLAVISCAPLVSTKTEQLLVVDIGGGSTELVWIDLTNVPKRERPHAIMRLHAGFKSDPGPFAAAKVVDWISVPLGVATLRDQFADVEDDAARFALMSWFFEENLEDFSPYSAAQAREGFQIVGTSGTVTTVAASHLGLKRYDRTKVDGLRMTSDQIDKVIRNYLSLGPNGRRSDPRIGKDRQALIMSGSAILQALMRLWPTDRLSVADRGLREGLLYQQMSADGVLEDAPF from the coding sequence ATGGCGCCCAAGCGTCCCAACGGTGCGGGCGCGTTTCCCAAAGCGGTCGATACCCCCGCGCCAATATCGCCTGATCCGGCGCAGCTTTATGCTGCCTTGGATTTGGGCACAAATAGCTGTCGCATGTTGATTGCCCAACCGAAGGGCAGTCAGTTTCATGTGGTCGATAGCTTTACGAAGTCTGTGCAATTGGGCCAAGGGCTTGAAAGCACGGGGAAACTGTCGCGGACGTCCATGAACAGGACGATTTCCGCGATGCGTGTGTGCAAGCAAAAGCTGGATCGCCACGGTGTGAAACGGATGCGACTTGTCGCAACGGAAGCCTGTAGGCGTGCGAAAAACGGGCATAGTTTTGTGGCGCAAGTCAGTCGCGAGACGGGTCTGAAGCTTGAGATCATCAAGCCTGAAGAAGAAGCGCGTCTTGCGGTGATTTCCTGCGCGCCGTTGGTCAGCACCAAAACAGAGCAGCTGCTGGTCGTTGATATTGGCGGCGGGTCGACTGAACTGGTTTGGATTGATCTGACCAATGTGCCAAAACGCGAACGCCCGCATGCGATTATGCGGCTACACGCGGGGTTCAAATCGGATCCCGGTCCGTTTGCGGCCGCGAAGGTCGTCGATTGGATTTCGGTGCCTTTGGGTGTGGCGACGCTGCGCGATCAGTTTGCCGATGTGGAAGATGACGCGGCGCGTTTTGCGTTGATGTCTTGGTTCTTTGAGGAAAACCTTGAAGATTTCTCGCCTTACTCTGCCGCGCAAGCACGTGAGGGGTTTCAGATTGTGGGCACCAGCGGGACGGTAACGACCGTGGCCGCCAGTCATCTGGGCCTGAAGCGCTACGACCGCACGAAGGTCGACGGGTTGCGCATGACGTCTGACCAGATTGACAAAGTGATCCGCAATTACCTGAGCCTTGGTCCAAACGGGCGGCGCAGTGATCCGCGGATTGGTAAGGACCGGCAGGCGCTGATTATGTCAGGCTCTGCGATTTTGCAGGCTTTGATGCGGTTGTGGCCGACGGATCGTTTATCAGTGGCGGATCGCGGATTGCGTGAAGGGCTGTTATACCAGCAAATGTCCGCAGATGGTGTGTTGGAAGACGCGCCGTTTTAG